The segment tatcttagctgatgtctgctgaccatccactattggggcgcgccactactagtggccctttgaacggacccaggacaggtttctgccctcttatgggagccagttcctgagggaactaggccctatgttgcggtagtttctggttctgacaagtctaagtttccatcgaagcttagccgtttccctcagaaggaattactataattccaagcctgagctgtgccctgggttctacccagtctgtaagtgggtaacaggtcaggcctctggccgggaggggtaacgttttgacagccgtcaccacgtcctagtaggggcaattcctctcagaattgttgcttagtgctcgctggcttagcatgcactcccctcagcatggcagtgttggtataccgttccccaaaagcgccctctagaggacgcagtgagagttcccttcggaagggaacgtctcaggttacgtatgtaaccctagttccctgagaatagggaacgagacactgcgtcctctaggcttcctcgccatgcttcggacggtaaagcttcagactttgaagatgtattgtgttgcacgggcgcctcttttatgttatggtcgcccggtagtgacgcaacggcagcgactgacgcgccgcggtgacgtcatacgctggcgccggccatttcatgtagtttttctatgcattcttcagactcgaggcacgctgcagcgttccccaaaagcgccctctagaggacgcagtgtctcgttccctattctcagggaactagggttacatacgtaacctgagacgttttgatgttttaaatgtttttttcttattctTGTACTCCTAGGCTATTACAACCAGGATTCCTGATATCATCAGAACCATCATAAGCTGGACTATGTCCTACATTCAGGAACATGTTATTAACTGGATCAGGGAACAGGGTGGATGGGTAAGCCTCGACAGTAACATCCTTATGTAATTACTTCCTTAAAATCATGTGAAGTGTCAGGTGTCAATGTTTATATTTTGACACAGGCCACAATGACCTTTACCAAATCCACTGATACAGTGATAAACAAAATGTACAAAACAACATTACATTGAACTTCTGTACTGTGAAGCAGAATATCCAGGCAGAACTGTAgatgtacactaccgttcaaaagtttggaatcatatatttttaaagaaattgacacttttattcagcaaagaagcagtaaattgatcaaacagtgactggtcttttaaactttcttttttgatcatcaaattagcatattagaatgattcctaaaggatcatgtgacactgagtgAGCACCCATTTGGCTTTGATAATGTCAGGATAGAAAAACATTAATGGAATTACTAAATTATTAATCAAtggtatttcattgtttttttaaataatgactaATGTGTGTACACTAACATCAATTCATGATTTCCTTTTACTTGTTGTTTATACCACATGACTCATTCAGAGAAACTTTTTAACTATGTGAATAAAATATGTAAAGcatttttgagggggaaaaacaccTAAAACAAATAGAGTACATTTC is part of the Garra rufa chromosome 1, GarRuf1.0, whole genome shotgun sequence genome and harbors:
- the baxa gene encoding BCL2 associated X, apoptosis regulator a, with product MSAITTRIPDIIRTIISWTMSYIQEHVINWIREQGGWEGIRSYFGTPTWQTIGVFLAGVLTTVVVIRKM